A single Strix aluco isolate bStrAlu1 chromosome 20, bStrAlu1.hap1, whole genome shotgun sequence DNA region contains:
- the AJM1 gene encoding apical junction component 1 homolog, translated as MTRTDPPDILVSTVYQDIKVATAAPRDSIVCQPLAQCDASMSSSLPREPQPFNKRHCRSFDFLESLDEQLGTPPAMERSCPRPGTPEPAPGPPGRRAPPKTDPYAGRAPPPRSEPKRRARSKSAPRVKSTFTPVPITVSASPPPARRGREALRVAREPSRPEPSPRRETQVPLRALANEVHPIKLQPQRSSVSRISPLCLGNNCFEEGPGAKVGASPHVKCRVDIKPDEAVLVHAARSLRAAQNRQEPQRWPRAPGAARSLAVPGSRQASASRTPTPSDSYSGDPPLLPYPGEYYEADPRALAYQTVPVPASRDFREYPERGCMTFSAAGVPAKFFYAEEPARCPSPAVPLRSSGYASYPYPGRHAVPQHFYTEDPAKAAIHTVPPRTLYVEEARGYPVQEAPARAFYGDEPRFYPPRGTPVKTLYTEDARTYPALGSSARVFYAEDYGKYREREVLSRTCPPPRSTQPLHFGDWYCPERGTLPYQTLQVSRFTPQPAGREAMVSSWHASYGVTPPRLGRESQHYSKSWDNILAPAARREEVLQRGRSYENLLAQEQHRALSPEERRQPVVINLSSSPKRYAALSLSESSILERVHADGGRGPPGRSWYVTPEITITDNDIRADGLGRSERRSASWDVLDAGRERGPYTVPCAPQPVPRESGSGRQRSLEQLDELITDLVIDYKPAPGHRAGDRDSLAEQLKQLLSSSAPGPPRRGEGRRVPPSVPEGPRPTKEQPGPSSRASAPRPPPASLSVGPFEKSPENCSPDLSAEEDDMMMCSNAKCRRTETMFNACLYFKSCHSCYTYYCSRHCRREDWDTHKESCVYGRVGSVCRHVLQFCRENTEVHKAFSRIAKVGYLSRGRGVLFLGFPNAGSAENFLQFGLESLLMSPTYLSLRELESYSDNLGEYARELRETGNQYDPDECFLLNVTVAVTQKVPERPSPKMQVPTVRKYAKVALASSSPEKKILKKERDMETLILTPPPGTADIDKEGEEGRKAREVCFINIQRELRIRGVFLRHEFPAVYEQLCDFVESNKRFTPTTIYPIDKRTGKQFMCMIMAASEPRTLDWVASPNLLDDIM; from the coding sequence ATGACACGAACAGACCCACCTGACATCCTGGTGTCTACAGTGTACCAAGACATAAAGGTGGCCACCGCAGCCCCCAGGGATTCGATCGTCTGCCAGCCCCTGGCACAATGTGACGCCTCCATGTCCTCATCCCTGCCCCGCGAGCCGCAGCCCTTCAACAAGCGCCACTGCAGGAGCTTTGACTTCCTTGAGTCATTGGACGAGCAGCTGGGCACCCCCCCAGCCATGGAGCGCTCCTGCCCACGCCCCGGCACCCCCGAACCTGCACCAGGGCCGCCAGGCAGGCGGGCGCCGCCCAAGACGGACCCTTACGCCGGCAGAGCCCCCCCGCCGAGGAGTGAGCCGAAGCGACGCGCCCGCTCCAAGAGCGCGCCGCGGGTGAAGTCCACCTTCACCCCGGTGCCCATCACGGTCTCGGCgtcgccgccgccggcccggcgcGGGCGGGAGGCACTGCGGGTGGCACGGGAGCCCTCCCGCCCTGAGCCCTCGCCGCGCCGCGAGACCCAGGTTCCCCTGCGGGCACTGGCTAACGAGGTGCACCCCATCAAGCTGCAGCCGCAGCGCAGCAGTGTCAGCCGCATCTCCCCGCTTTGCCTGGGCAACAACTGCTTTGAGGAGGGGCCGGGCGCCAAGGTGGGCGCCAGCCCCCACGTCAAGTGCCGGGTGGACATCAAGCCGGATGAGGCGGTGCTGGTGCACGCGGCGCGCAGCCTGCGGGCAGCCCAGAACAGGCAGGAACCGCAGCGCTGGCCCCGTGCGCCCGGGGCTGCCCGCAGCCTGGCGGTGCCGGGGAGCAGGCAGGCGTCCGCCTCCCGCACGCCCACCCCCAGCGATTCCTACAGTGGGGACCCCCCGCTCCTGCCCTACCCCGGCGAGTACTATGAGGCAGACCCCCGGGCGCTGGCATACCAGACGGTGCCTGTGCCAGCCTCGCGGGACTTCAGGGAGTACCCGGAGAGGGGCTGCATGACCTTCTCGGCCGCCGGCGTCCCCGCCAAGTTCTTCTACGCAGAGGAGCCGGCGCggtgccccagccccgctgtgcCCCTCCGCAGCTCCGGCTATGCCAGCTACCCCTACCCCGGCCGCCACGCCGTCCCCCAGCACTTTTACACCGAGGACCCGGCCAAAGCCGCCATCCACACGGTGCCACCCCGGACGTTGTACGTGGAGGAGGCGCGGGGCTACCCGGTGCAGGAGGCGCCTGCCCGTGCCTTCTACGGGGACGAGCCCCGCTTTTATCCCCCCCGTGGCACCCCTGTCAAAACCCTCTACACCGAGGACGCCCGGACGTACCCGGCCCTCGGCTCCTCTGCCCGGGTCTTCTATGCCGAGGACTATGGGAAGTACCGGGAGCGGGAGGTGCTGTCGCGGAcgtgccccccaccccgcagcacccaACCCTTGCACTTCGGTGACTGGTACTGCCCTGAGCGGGGCACGCTGCCCTACCAGACCTTGCAAGTGTCACGCTTTACCCCGCAGCCAGCCGGGCGCGAGGCCATGGTCTCCTCCTGGCACGCCAGCTACGGCGTAACCCCTCCGCGACTGGGCCGGGAGAGCCAGCACTACTCCAAATCCTGGGATAACATCCTGGCGCCAGCGGCGCGCAGGGAGGAGGTCCTGCAGCGCGGGCGCAGCTACGAGAACCTGCTCGCCCAGGAGCAGCACCGTGCCTTATCCCCCGAGGAGCGCCGGCAGCCGGTGGTGATCAACCTGTCGAGCTCGCCCAAGCGCTACGCCGCCCTGTCCCTCTCAGAGAGCTCCATCCTCGAGAGGGTGCACGCCGACGGTGGCCGTGGCCCCCCGGGCCGCTCCTGGTACGTCACACCGGAGATCACCATCACCGACAACGACATCCGCGCCGACGGGCTGGGCCGGAGCGAGAGGCGCTCAGCCAGCTGGGATGTGCTGGAcgcggggcgggagcgcggccccTACACCGTGCCCTGTGCCCCACAGCCCGTCCCCAGGGAGAGCGGCTCGGGGCGCCAGCGCAGCCTGGAGCAGCTGGACGAGCTCATCACAGACCTCGTCATCGACTACAAGCCGGCACCAGGCCACCGCGCCGGGGACAGGGACAGTCTCGCTGAGCAGCTCAAGCAGCTTCTGAGCAGCAGCGCACCAGGGCCCCCCCGGCGGGGCGAGGGCAGGAGGGTCCCTCCCAGCGTGCCTGAGGGACCCCGACCCACGAAGGAGCAGCCGGGTCCCAGCTCCCGTGCCAgtgccccgcgccccccgcccgcctcgCTGTCCGTTGGCCCCTTCGAGAAGTCACCGGAGAACTGCTCGCCTGACCTGAGCGCGGAGGAGGACGACATGATGATGTGCTCCAACGCCAAGTGCCGGCGCACAGAGACCATGTTCAACGCCTGCCTCTACTTCAAGTCGTGCCACAGCTGCTACACCTACTACTGCTCCCGGCACTGCCGCCGCGAGGACTGGGACACGCACAAGGAGAGCTGCGTCTACGGGCGTGTGGGCAGCGTCTGCCGCCACGTCCTGCAGTTCTGCCGGGAGAACACCGAGGTGCACAAGGCCTTCTCACGCATCGCCAAGGTGGGCTACCTCTCCCGTGGCCGTGGCGTCCTCTTCCTGGGCTTCCCCAATGCCGGCTCGGCTGAGAACTTCCTCCAGTTCGGGCTGGAGAGCCTGCTGATGTCCCCCACCTACCTGTCCCTGCGGGAGCTGGAGAGCTACTCGGACAACCTGGGGGAGTATGCCCGGGAGCTGCGGGAGACGGGCAACCAGTACGACCCCGATGAATGTTTCCTCCTGAATGTAACCGTGGCCGTCACTCAGAAAGTGCCGGAGAGGCCGTCGCCGAAGATGCAGGTGCCGACGGTCAGGAAATACGCCAAGGTGGCCTTAGCCTCCTCCAGCCCCGAGAAGAAGATCCTGAAGAAGGAGCGGGACATGGAGACATTGATCCTGACGCCCCCGCCCGGCACAGCGGACATCgacaaggagggggaggaaggccGCAAGGCGCGGGAGGTCTGCTTCATCAACATCCAGCGGGAGCTGCGCATCCGCGGCGTCTTCCTGCGGCACGAGTTCCCTGCCGTCTATGAGCAGCTCTGCGACTTCGTGGAGAGCAACAAGCGCTTCACCCCCACCACCATCTACCCCATCGACAAGAGGACAGGCAAACAGTTCATGTGCATGATCATGGCAGCCTCTGAGCCCCGCACCCTCGACTGGGTGGCCAGCCCCAACCTCCTGGATGACATCATGTGA
- the PHPT1 gene encoding 14 kDa phosphohistidine phosphatase isoform X1 yields MAAAAAEALSRVADVEIDGGGVFKYVLVRVRAAGGPGKDVVRGHGWAEYHADLYERMAQELERQGLGCECLGGGRLSHRPQERKIHVYGYSVGFGRADHSVTTEKLKAKYPDYEITWADEGY; encoded by the exons atggcggcggcggcggcggaggcgctGTCGCGGGTGGCGGACGTGGAGATCGACGGCGGCGGCGTCTTCAAGTACGTGCTGGTGCGCGTGCGCGCGGCCGGCGGGCCCGGGAAGGACGTCGTGCGCGGCCACGGCTGGGCCGAGTACCACG CCGACCTCTACGAGCGGATGGCGCAGGAGCTGGAGCGGCAGGGCCTGGGCTGCGAGTGCCTGGGGGGCGGCCGCCTCTCCCACCGCCCCCAGGAGAGGAAGATCCACGTCTACGGGTACTCGGTG gGCTTTGGGCGAGCGGACCACTCCGTGACTACGGAGAAGCTGAAAGCCAAGTACCCGGACTATGAGATCACCTGGGCGGACGAAGGCTACTGA
- the PHPT1 gene encoding 14 kDa phosphohistidine phosphatase isoform X2 produces the protein MAAAAAEALSRVADVEIDGGGVFNRPLRADGAGAGAAGPGLRVPGGRPPLPPPPGEEDPRLRVLGGLWASGPLRDYGEAESQVPGL, from the exons atggcggcggcggcggcggaggcgctGTCGCGGGTGGCGGACGTGGAGATCGACGGCGGCGGCGTCTTCAA CCGACCTCTACGAGCGGATGGCGCAGGAGCTGGAGCGGCAGGGCCTGGGCTGCGAGTGCCTGGGGGGCGGCCGCCTCTCCCACCGCCCCCAGGAGAGGAAGATCCACGTCTACGGGTACTCGGTG gGCTTTGGGCGAGCGGACCACTCCGTGACTACGGAGAAGCTGAAAGCCAAGTACCCGGACTATGA